One region of Danio rerio strain Tuebingen ecotype United States chromosome 5, GRCz12tu, whole genome shotgun sequence genomic DNA includes:
- the dnajc25 gene encoding dnaJ homolog subfamily C member 25 isoform X1, which yields MTVPKYRIQATELAKQQGLLNRTKEKGKNRRSKEEIREEEEQIIRDIIKNKIDIKGGYQKPNVSDILLCKIVLFPYHLCTYVAWNFSWFYRFTIRGEEYGEEERLYIIRKYMKMSQAQFDSLENSLIETFLKQQLWIKENYEAYKKEQEEEMKMKMATDSRWKRYRRWMKSEGPGRITFADD from the exons ATGACCGTTCCCAAATATCGCATCCAGGCTACAGAACTGGCCAAGCAGCAGGGTCTGCTGAACAGAACCAAAGAGAAGGGCAAAAACCGGCGATCCAAAGAGGAGATCCGAGAGGAAGAGGAGCAGATCATTCGAGACATCATCAAGAATAAAATAGACATCAAGGGCGGCTATCAGAAACCCAATGTGTCTGACATTCTGCTGTGTAAAATTGTTCTGTTCCCGTACCATCTGTGCACATACGTGGCGTGGAATTTCTCATGGTTTTACCGTTTCACCATTCGCGGAGAGGAGTATGGAGAGGAGGAGAGACTTTACATCATCCGCAAGTACATGAAGATGTCTCAGGCTCAGTTCGACAGTCTGGAGAACAGCCTGATAGAGACGTTCCTTAAGCAGCAGCTCTGGATCAAGGAGAATTACGAG GCTTATAAaaaggagcaggaggaggagatgaagatgaagatggcCACAGACTCGCGATGGAAACGCTACCGGCGCTGGATGAAGAGTGAAGGGCCTGGGCGCATCACTTTTGCAGATGATTGA